TCCATTTCATAAACGTTTTATTCTCCCCAATCTTACACCCAGACGTATAGGAAGCGATGCACAGAAAAAGGAGAGGAACAGCTAAATAGAAACCTTTCGTTACCCCTAGCTTCTTAAAATCATCTTCTAATACATTTGAGAAGTGAAACAATAAACCAAATAAAACAAACATAAGCACCCCACCTGTTATAAAAACAGAAAAGATCCAGTGCTTGTTCTCTTTAATTAAATCCTTTGTATTCTTCACAAACTGACCAATCGTTGATTTCTTCTCCTCTTCCTTATCCTTTGGAACCTTTACAAGAAACATGACCAGCAGAATCGAAACGAGAGAAAGGACCGGAATAAACAGAAATGGAAAATACCAAACCACCACAGCCAACAATGCACCTAGTATAGGACTAAGCACCTTCCCAAATGTATTCGCTGTTTCAATAATTCCAAGCCCTTTGCTGATCTCTTTTTGATCCTTAAACATATCCCCAACGGTTGGAATTACAACAGGGAACGCCCCTGAAGCCCCAATCCCTTGTATGAATCGTCCAACTAAAATAAGCCAGTAGGGATTCTCCATCAACCAGGCTGCAACCGTTGCAATCCCTCCTCCTACTGCGACCGTAATTAGACTTGGAATGATAATTTTCTTCCTCCCCCATTTGTCAGACAGGTAGCCAAACACGGGAATGAGGGGAATCGCTATTACTGAATAAATGGTGATGATTAAGCTAGACTGGAAAGACGTGATGTTCATTTCCCGCTCCATCAGGGGGAGTACGGGGATTAACATTGAATTCCCGAGCGTCATCATGAGGGGGATGGACGCTAGAGCAAATAAGTCCCACCGTTTGTCCTTCATACACATTACTCCTACTATTAAAGATAAATTGCTATAGCTATTTTGTGTCATTTAGGGTGTGTTCCATCCCCCTCATTTATTGGAAT
The nucleotide sequence above comes from Pontibacillus chungwhensis. Encoded proteins:
- a CDS encoding MFS transporter; this encodes MKDKRWDLFALASIPLMMTLGNSMLIPVLPLMEREMNITSFQSSLIITIYSVIAIPLIPVFGYLSDKWGRKKIIIPSLITVAVGGGIATVAAWLMENPYWLILVGRFIQGIGASGAFPVVIPTVGDMFKDQKEISKGLGIIETANTFGKVLSPILGALLAVVVWYFPFLFIPVLSLVSILLVMFLVKVPKDKEEEKKSTIGQFVKNTKDLIKENKHWIFSVFITGGVLMFVLFGLLFHFSNVLEDDFKKLGVTKGFYLAVPLLFLCIASYTSGCKIGENKTFMKWMIVAGNSVAALSFLFVRGDTGLLVFLLLLSVAGAGIGVALPCMDAFITEGIPKEERGTITSIYSSIRFVGVAAGPPVIAIFMKEAPGLIYYSFAALCVVLVLVNWLSLDSSEKS